GTATCTAGGCAGTGTTCACATCATTAATGGaaagaacatttttatttgtttcatgtTCTACATCATCGTCATGTGGCTCATCATATGTGACCTGTTATgcaattcatcatcatcatcttttaacAAACAACAATGATTAGTTGAGATATTTGTAGGATTTTTCAATAATATAATACTGAGCAGTGAGAAGGTACTAGTTGGAGAGATTTAACAGTAATCCTGGACTGAAGTTGTTCGACAAGACCCCTTTAGACACGTTCCCAAGGAATTTaacgaataaaataataaaataataacgaaAGCAAATGAGCCTAACATTTTATTATCCAAACAACCAATCTCAATGACCTCCCTTCCCAAATTCAGCAACTACATTACTATTGTTATTTGGAATAAGATGATTAAATTGATCCTCTAGCCACCTCatctacaatttaaaaatacaatcaattagaaatttcttttataaatttatggtTTCTATACCCTGTCTGACGATGTAATCCACGAAACCCTTACTGCAGACAGCTCCTCcttccatttcaaaatgtcCGAAAGCCCAACCGTGATCGGTGTTTTGGGAGTGCTTGGCGGACCTTGTTGCTCAAGCGATGATAATGATGACGATGAGGACGACTGAAGCGATGATGAAACTACATTACTATTGTTATTTGGAATAAGATGATTAAATTGATCCTCTAGCCACCTCatctacaatttaaaaatacaatcaattagaaatttcttttataaatttatggtTTCTATACCCTGTCTGACGATGTAATCCACGAAACCCTTACTGCAGACAGCTCCTCcttccatttcaaaatgtcCGAAAGCCCAACCGTGATCGGTGTTTCGGGAGTGCTTGGCGGACCTTGTTGCTCAAGCGATGATAATGATGACGATGAGGACGACTGAAGCGATGATGACCCAGGAGCTGAATCTTCGGTTGATGTTGGTCTCGGCGAATCAGACATTCTGGTTAATTTTAAGACAGATCTgaatgacacaaaaattgaatatGGTAACTATCAGTTTATGTTGTTAAAATGTGAACGCGaataactttgaaaaatttaccttGAGTGCACCCAACAGCTATAAAGAGGTTATATAAAACCTTCAACCACTTTATTTTGAACATAAAGCCGGAGAGAGACTGAAAACGTGACACAGCAGTCAGAAATCAGAATGAGACTGAGAAATAATGGCTTCGTGTAGTTCAATCGAGATctggcttatttttttttctaaccctGCCCCTGATTTTGCGATAATAGCGGTATACCTTTCGGCATTTTCATTCACATTTCACACCCGGTCAAATTTGACACCAGCCATAGTTGCCCAATTTGACCGCTAATGACggtgacgttttttttttttttcaatttttcaattaatattttattcttcGGTGCTGGAAACTGCGCACCATATTATTTATATCCATCATACAATTAATAAtgaatatttgaatattataTTCAAATCACAAGCCCTCCCCATTCATTATTAATTGTATGTTTAAATTGTTGTGAGGCTTAATATTCGGATCTGTTTCGGGAATGGGTATCTATAGATACTGTGTCTGTTCTCCCACCAGATAAAATTTCTAATATATGGATCAACATTGGCATTCCCAGTTTGAATGCATCTGTAAGTTATATAATTAAAGTGCTATGTATTATATTACACAGCATAGATGCTTAACAAGTATATTATAAGATCAAATATTATAGTCTAagtctcttttaaaaaatgcaacgATTAACCTATAGACTCATTATCTGCTTGCCATTCCATAATGTCCGTTATATAATACAAAAGATAAGAGTAGTACTATTTATACATTATTCATGAAAGTGGCCACTTTGAGAATATTATTAGTTTATTACCATTCAAGGTCGCATTATAATGCTACTGAGTTTTAACGGATATAAGTACCGTCCTGAGAGGGATGAATTCCCTTCGGCTTTCGACACCTGATATTGAGACGACAATTCTCCACCTTTCTCCTTATTCTGATAAGTAGCCTAGTCCCTATTAAAGTGGACAACTCTTCCCTTTTCAACGTAGTATGTTAGCAACCTTCGAACTGCATTTATCGGACTATACAGCTGCTGTAAACTTCACTTTTCCCTTGTTTTTCCGTGCTGTTTAAAACAATGCCTAGAAAGTGTGAAATTGAATCCCTTGTTAAACTGTGTTTAGGCTGCATTAAAGAAACTATTGAAAATAGTAAGTTGGCCGTTAATTTACCAACAATTCAGAAGGATGACAAGGAGATTTTTGTCAGCTTAGAAACGAGCAACCCACTTCATCAATTACTACGTATGTCAATCACGCAATTTTAGAGAATTTTATTTagaacatttattttctctaattgtgatgtttttctattcatatttaaaaaatgtgttcagCCGTTACGCTCTCGGAAGAAATCGTTGCGCTTTTCACCAGAAGCCGAAAACTAACCGATGCAAAAATCCTCGAACATCTCATCTCTCCGCGCATCCAAAAGTTATATTTTCCTGTTTACTCTGATGATTACTTAGTTTTTTTCCCTAAGCTTGGAAATCTGCTTATATTGGACCTACAAAACTCTAGAGTGGGAAACAATTGGTTAAAATACATTGGGgcttattgtttcaatttaagGTACGTCAGCAGCTtatcttaattatttttattaattatttctttttttagaaaaggaAGTGATTATCATTTATGTTTGACAATTGCAGGTCGCTGAATTTAGAAAATTGTATAGACGTGACCGATACTGGAATTCAATGGCTGTGTCGTGGCACCGAATATCCAGAGATGCGAAAAGAAAGCCCTAGACTATGCAAGACCCTACAGAGATTAAGTGTTTTATACACTAGTGTTACACAAAGAGGAATTCAAATTGCTCTCAGACATTTGTTGTCCTTGAGAGTCCTTCCAAATTATTTTACTATTGAAGCATTGGTGGAATTGGCTCAAAGGGCCATAGATTCAAAGCGACCCGGCTATTACAACGATAGGTTCTGTACATCAGTACTGTATACCCCACGTTATAACTTGTTTAGAAGTGATAGGCTTCGACTTGCACTCTCTTTGTGCCATTCAGTAACCCGTGTCGGAATTCACGTGATCAAAGGATTGAAAGATAGTGATCTCTTATGCTTCCAAGAGTGTATTAATCTACAAggattaaaaatgttgaagtgcctcccattttttccaaatgaaaCTGAAATCACTTTTGATGGTGGCGTGGCCCCACTACTTGAAGCATTTGGAAAATCGTTGGAGACTCTTAGCTTGGAGTATTTCGATTCAGCCCCTATTTCAACCATAGCCGAGTTTTGTCCTAATTTGACTTGGCTGCACATTAACAACGTAACGGGCTCGCTTGACAACGAAAGAGATCTTGGGTGTATCAAAGAGAAAGTGCCTATGTTTAAGGATCTTAAGTTTCTCTTTTGTCATGACGATATCCAACCCgacattcttcttctactgTTATCTTCGCCTTCACTTCAACACATATCCATTTCTGATTGTGATACGCTCAGTGATGAGGTTTTACAGAAGGCCGCTATAAAAACTTGGCAGAAGAGGAAGACGGGAATACAGAGATCACCGGAACGATGGCCCTGCTGGGCGGTCTTCTTGCTCTTACAAGATGATTTGGTCACCAACAGAACTGAGGCTTGAAGGTTGCTTAATTAATTAAGTCAGCCAAACTCCCAGTACCAGTCCCGCGGGTGAACGCTCACACGTCGCACCTTGTCACCCACGGGCCCCAAAGGGAACGAACTAGTCAAAAGGTTTACACAACACCAACGGTTAGATTTAACAATAGAAAAGGATCACACAAAGACGCGCTCCAAATCAGCCAAGATAGTTCTCCGGACAAGTTTCTTGAAGAGTCCAAAAACAACTGACTGAAAAAgggctctcttcttttttcgttttgacaGCAACATCATACCAACGTTTGAATTACAGGAAGGTTGAGGTCGGCTcgaccttttttaattcttcttaaACTAGACGTAAGATTGGCGTTCAGTTTAAGCTGAGACCTTCCTTACCCTTggactgaattatttttacactCCCCTCTCGAATTACAAACGAGAGTAAttcgaaacattttctttgtttacaaCAATACtccttgatttgattttacacgaaacatttttctgaCAATTCAGGATTACTTTACCACTTACAACCATTATGACTGAGCGGCGACTGCGACTCCCATCGTCACTCAGATGAAGTACCTTCCTGTGTTTGATTCTCGGTATGGTTAGTCTTGCTGCACAGAGCGGTGTGATGGCGACGATTACATTTTCGGCAATGTGGATTTGAATTGTCGCAATTGGCTGCCCGATGGCCTCTCCGTAGGCAGATAAAACAAAGTCTTTCCCTTCGGACCACATCGAATTTGCTTT
Above is a genomic segment from Daphnia pulicaria isolate SC F1-1A chromosome 8, SC_F0-13Bv2, whole genome shotgun sequence containing:
- the LOC124312482 gene encoding uncharacterized protein LOC124312482, translating into MSDSPRPTSTEDSAPGSSSLQSSSSSSLSSLEQQGPPSTPETPITVGLSDILKWKEELSAVRVSWITSSDRMRWLEDQFNHLIPNNNSNVVSSSLQSSSSSSLSSLEQQGPPSTPKTPITVGLSDILKWKEELSAVRVSWITSSDRMRWLEDQFNHLIPNNNSNVVAEFGKGGH